Part of the Acidobacteriota bacterium genome is shown below.
CGATTATGCGTCGGTCAGAGTCGGTGACCCTGATGCTGTCCGAGTATTCGCGTATCAGGCCGGCTTTGCCTCCAGGTTTAATCGTCCACCTGCCGCGGTCAGCAGTAATATTCGGAATGACGATTACCGGCGGCTCCGGCGGGGGCGATGGCCAGTCTTCGAGGTCGGTGTCCGGCCAGTCTTCCAGGTCGGCGTCTGTTTCCTCCACACGCCGTGCCTTCTCCATAGCTTTCAGTGTGCTCTTGAGCACTTCTTCAGCGAGTTTTTCGACATCGACAAAGCGCTTGATATTGGCTTTGAGGTACGCCTGCAGCTTGCGGTCCCCGTCCTTTTGCATGCGTGAGTGTTCGACGTACTCTTCAGTGAGGTCGACCAGGATGTTCATCTCGCGGTGAAGGTTTCGCACGATTCGGCAGCATTGCGACTCGGCCATGGCCGGGTCTGCCAGATGGGCGTTCTCCAGAGCTTTCAGATCGGCGACGAACCGGCCGATATCCTCCAGGAGCGGCTCGTAACTTTCCGCGTATTTGCCGCTCTCGAGGCCGGACGCGAATGGTTCGAAACTGATCGGGTGGGCGCGGCGTGTTTCCGGATCGAGGTCCGACAGGTAGTCGCTGTAATCCTCGACGATCTCCTGGAGCTGTTCCAGGATGTCAAGGTATTCGTCGGCCAAATCCTGAGAGAGAGCATCCAGTTCGTCCCGCAGGTCCTCCAAGGACTCGTAGATGCGCTCGTCATCCGGGGGCACCACCTGAGCCGGGGAAGCGACCCAGGACACGAGAACAGTCAGACAGGCGGCTGCAACGGCTCTGCCAATCGCTCTTTTCCTCATATGGAAGTCACCGCCTTTCCGACTCCCGGAACTCCCGTTCGTCCCCCCAGGGGTGTTCGCCGACAACACAGGCTCGGGTCATCGGGCCGTACATCGAAGTCTCCTTCTCGATCCAGTCAGTCCAATAAGTAGCGGCGGTTGCAATCCCGCTGTCAACTGTTAACCTACTTATGGTTACGCAGGGCGGGGCGGAAGGTTTCGGGCGGAACGCCTGCCGGGTAAGAGATTGCTGAGCGTGGTCTGTTTTCAGAAGATTGTGAACTTACTTGCACCAGGTTTGTTCCAGAAATAGGCGAGTTCGGGCGGAGGCTGCTCGTGTTGTTCGGGCGCGTTTTATAACCGGTTGTTTGTCAGCGTCTTAACATCGTGCCTATGGGGTCGCCCTAGTATCTCCGGCCCGGGACAGATTGCCGACGGTGGGGCATCTGTTTTGCGCTGTCTAAGGCAAACCACGATGAGGCAATCCAATGACGGGAAAACACCGGCAATGAAGGTTCCGGCAGTACTGCTCTTTGCTTTACTGGCTCTTGGTTCGGTTGGTCAGGCCCACGGTTTCGACCGAGTTGCGGTGCATTCGGCCCGAATGCAGGGACTCGACCTTGGTGAAAGGGCGGGTTCCAACGTACGCACCAGCGGGACGAGCCCCGTTGCGGCTGCGTTTTCGGATATCCTGTTGTCCCAGTATCAAGGCCCGGCCAGATTCGATCAGGAGAACCCCTGCCTTAGAGAACTGATCGACGGGGGCCGGCTGATCGCCTGGGAGGACACTCGCTGGGGAGCCCGCAAAATCTTTTACCAGCTTTTCGATGCCGACGCCAACCGGTCGGGCGGTAACCAGTTCACCGCAGGATCCGCCATGGGCACTGATTACGTTGAACCCAGCCTGGCCGTGGATACCTCAGGTCGCATCTACCTGTTCTACCGTGACAAAACGCGCGGGCTGGTTTTTGGCTCGCGGTATTTGCCGGATCTGACGGTTGATCTGCCCGAGTTCCTCGTCAACGACACCAGTTCGGGCTCGTTCGCCGGTCCCTTTGCCCTGGCCGTTTTTCCGGACGGCCGGACGGTTGTCGTCTGGGAGAACTACGACGCCACCGGCTCGAACATAGGCGTGAGAATTTACAATACCGGCGGCGTCAGTGTCTTCGGTCCGGGCAGGGTCAACTCCGACGTCAGCATTGCGCAACTCTGGGTACCTTCAGTAGCCGCCGAACCCAGCACCGGGTTTCTTGTTGCGTGGGAGGATTACCGGTCAGGAAACGCAGACATTTATGCCCGCTTGTTCGACGGTGACGGCGATGCGGTGGGGGATGACTTCGCGGTCATCGAACCCATTGCCGGCGCTACCGACCAGTTCGCGCCTCAGATGGTCTATTCCGCCGTCGACGGTTACGTGATCGGCTGGATTGACAGACGTGAGGGCCAGGAGGTCTTCATTCAGCAGTGGGATTCCAACAGCGGGCGGGTCGGAGAGAATCGTCGAATCTCTCTCGGAGATACTCTCGTCAGCAACTGGGATCTGGACCTGGCGGCATCTGACGAGGGTAAGATCCTGGCGTCGTGGGCGGCCTTCGGAGCGGCGAACTCGATACTGGCTGTCCGCTTTGATTCGGGGATGGTACCGGGCGGACCGGCGCAGGTGCACAATCTCTCGGAGTACGGCGGCCGCTGGGGTCCGTCAGGAGATTACGGCCAGGGCGGCCGGTACTCGCTGACCTGGACCGAATTCGAAGATGACGATCCCGATATTGATTTCATGGTATTTAACGATTCGGCTGAGCAGACGTTTGATCCCGAAATACGCGTTAACCTGGACAGCAGTGGGGCGCCTTCGTTGGCGCCTTCGGTTGCCGCCTCGACGGACTGGTATGATCTGTTTGTCTGGGTTGACGAGCGGTACGACGCCGGCGACGTTTACCTTCAGACACTTTCGGCGGCGGGAGTACGGCTGTATGGCAACCTCCGTGTCAATCAGGACACGGGCATGAGCCTGCAGGCCGAGCCGGCGATAGCTGTTTCGGAGACGCAGTCGCTGGTTGTCTGGACGGACAGCCGCCCGTTGGCCGGGATTGCGGGACAAAGAATCTTCGGGCGGTACGCCACCCCGCTGGGCGAGTTTGAAGGCGACGAGTTTCTGGTCTCGGATACAGGTCAGGCCGCCGTAAAAGGCGTGGTCAAGGCGGTGATGGCGTCCTCGGGGCAGGCCCTGGCGGTTTGGACGGACAGGCGCGATACGGTCCCACAGGTCTGGGGACGATGGCTGACTCCTTCAGGTACGCTTGATGGCGACGAATTCCAAATATCTGATCCGGTTACCGATCGCAAGAACGCCGATCTGCACACCGGCGTCGACGCGCTCGGGCAGTTCTACGTCGTCTGGCTCGACCGTGGCGGCACCGATCCCGCGGTCAAGGGTAAGTGGTACGAGACGGGCAAGGCCGAGGGCGGCGCCTTCACGTGGATGTCGTCAGTTCCCGGGGTGACTATCGACGATATCGCCGTTGACGTCAATCAGGCCGGGGAGATCATTCTGTTCTGGAGCGGCGCCGCGGGTGGAGTGAGGGAAATATACTCGACCCGGCTTTCTTCCAGCGGTGCCGTCCTGACGCCGCCGCTCGAAGTGACGGACCATCCCGATGCCGACGCCACGCAACCGGCCGTCTCAGTCGATGAGAACGGCTACGTCGGTGCCGCCTGGGTGGATCGCCGCAACGGCGCCCGGCAAGTCTACTACCAGATACTTGACAATTCGTTCCTGCCGGTCGGCGTCAACGAACCCGTCTCTTCGGTTATTCCCGAGTTTATGGAATCGCCGGCCACCGATGCCCATCGGGGAAGGGCCTGGTTTGCCTGGGCGGACCCGCGCGCGAACGGTTTGAACGTCTATGCGTCCAGTGTCGTGTACCTGCCCACCGACGTTGAAGACGAGACCGAGGACGTGTTGCCGGCCGCGTTTGGTCTGCACCAAAACTACCCGAACCCGTTCAACCCGGCCACGACGATTGAGTTCTCCGTCCCCGTCA
Proteins encoded:
- a CDS encoding FlgD immunoglobulin-like domain containing protein; the protein is MKVPAVLLFALLALGSVGQAHGFDRVAVHSARMQGLDLGERAGSNVRTSGTSPVAAAFSDILLSQYQGPARFDQENPCLRELIDGGRLIAWEDTRWGARKIFYQLFDADANRSGGNQFTAGSAMGTDYVEPSLAVDTSGRIYLFYRDKTRGLVFGSRYLPDLTVDLPEFLVNDTSSGSFAGPFALAVFPDGRTVVVWENYDATGSNIGVRIYNTGGVSVFGPGRVNSDVSIAQLWVPSVAAEPSTGFLVAWEDYRSGNADIYARLFDGDGDAVGDDFAVIEPIAGATDQFAPQMVYSAVDGYVIGWIDRREGQEVFIQQWDSNSGRVGENRRISLGDTLVSNWDLDLAASDEGKILASWAAFGAANSILAVRFDSGMVPGGPAQVHNLSEYGGRWGPSGDYGQGGRYSLTWTEFEDDDPDIDFMVFNDSAEQTFDPEIRVNLDSSGAPSLAPSVAASTDWYDLFVWVDERYDAGDVYLQTLSAAGVRLYGNLRVNQDTGMSLQAEPAIAVSETQSLVVWTDSRPLAGIAGQRIFGRYATPLGEFEGDEFLVSDTGQAAVKGVVKAVMASSGQALAVWTDRRDTVPQVWGRWLTPSGTLDGDEFQISDPVTDRKNADLHTGVDALGQFYVVWLDRGGTDPAVKGKWYETGKAEGGAFTWMSSVPGVTIDDIAVDVNQAGEIILFWSGAAGGVREIYSTRLSSSGAVLTPPLEVTDHPDADATQPAVSVDENGYVGAAWVDRRNGARQVYYQILDNSFLPVGVNEPVSSVIPEFMESPATDAHRGRAWFAWADPRANGLNVYASSVVYLPTDVEDETEDVLPAAFGLHQNYPNPFNPATTIEFSVPVSSELTLTVYNLLGRRVKILAQGRYSTGTHRILWDGTDDSGDPVASGVYLYRLGSDEFSEQRKMLLLK